A segment of the Natrinema sp. SYSU A 869 genome:
GACAACAGCCGACACCGACACAGGAAGAGGAGACACAACCCACTCCGGAAGAGAACATGACCGGGTGAGCTGGTAACCGGTCATCTCTAATCCACATGCAATTTTCACTGCACATCTTCTGGATCCGAACAGTCTGCCGTCCACTCCTTGACCGTCCCCGTTACTTCAGAGCACCCCCGACAGGCGGCGCGATGATGTTGACACAGTAGATAGAGGCCCAGTACACTCTAGTTAGAGTGTTAATCAGGCAGATAAACATCTAATACAGTTAGACAGAAAGCTATCAGCAGCCGGGCTCCACTGATCTCAACGAGTGTATGGAATAGTGGTCAGTGTCTGTATTCAAACCTTCCTGTTGGATATATTATAACTATTTATCCTTGCGAGTGGATTGCACGCATAGGGGGACAACTAATGGCAGCGACAGAAAAAACCAACGTCGAGATCGCGGAGGAACTATACGAGGCATTCAACCAGGGCGACATCGAGACATGCCTGGCCGGATTCGCCGACGACATCACGTGGACCGAACCCGAGGAATCACCGATGATCGGGGGACACACCATGGCCCAGATGCAGTCCTGGAAAATGTGTTTACGCCAATCGACGAGGAGTTCGACTCCTTCGAAGTAACTGTTGACTGATTCATCGACGGCGGCGACACCGTCGTGATGGAAGGTGCACACAGAGTCACCACAGCGGACGGTGATGTCATGGAGATTCCTGCCGTCCATGTCTCTGACATGGAGGACGGGAAGGTCAAGAAATTCACCGGCTACGAGGATACCGCACTCGCCCAGCAGCTGATGGACGAGTGATCTCCGTCACTTCATCCATCAACCATATTACAAATTTTCGGTTTTTCTCCATCGCCGAACGATCAGTACAGGCTAAGCACACATCGCTCAGTAGAGATGAGAGAATGACCAGTGGTAGGCCCAGAGTGTGATGATATGGGTGAAAACCATTCTTATAGGTCTGACGCACGTCTGACGATACACAGTGTGCGTCCGCTTTAACAAGCAGTGGACATCTCGTTGACGGCGTGCTGCCGTCCATTCCCGTGTTTTCCACGTGGTTCGCATACAGAACTCGCACTGGAACAAGCGAACCCCAATAATGGAACAACAGAACTCACTACACCCTAAGAAGAAGGACGAACTGCTGACTATACTTGCCAACCATCACCGACGTATTATCCTAAACTACTTCCAAAACTTGTCGGATAACGTAGCCTCAATCCAGGACCTTGCAGAGGAGATTATTGAGCAGGATAATGGAGGGAAAAAACAGGTTACTCTCCAACTCCTCCACTCGACCCTCCCTCGACTGGCAGATGTCGGTGCCATTGAGTACGACCAGAGGAGCAACACAGTCCGGTATCAGGGGCACTCTAAGTTAGAAATGATGATGGGTTCCATTGCGAATCTCTGACCAATAGCAGACATTCAAAGCAATAAGGTATGTTGTTGAAGGAGGCCGACGCTGACCGGTTTTCTTCTCTGTCCGGTCTCTCCTTCACGTGATAGGGTGTCCAGCCTTATCTTAACTCTGTAGAGGGAATTTGAATGAACGTCCAGTTTCACGAACTTATAGCATATATATGTGGTTTGGATGTCACGAGCAGTTCGCAGGTGTAGTGACCGGAAGCTCCACGAGATTAGATAGCTAAAGAAGAGAATTGCTATAGAGCCCTTTGATCTGAAGCTCGGTCTTCACAGAAGATCAGAAACGTACTGGTCTTCCCAGTCGCGTCGGGCCTTGATCTCGCGGGTTCCTCGTCGCGTCACCGAGTACACGTTCGTCCGGCGGTCGGCCTGCTCCTTTTCGAGAAGTCCTTTATCAACGAGTTCGTCCAGATTCGGGTAGAGTCGGCCGTGATGGATCTCCTTCTCGTAGTAGTCCTCAAGTTCTTCCTTGAGCGCGAGGCCGTGCGGTTCATCCAGTCCCGCAGTTACGTACAGGAGATCTCGCTGGAAACCGGTCAAATCGTACATATCAGACCTCATGGTGATTAGCACCATAAGAATAGGGATGACAATCCTCCGTCAAACATGAAAGACCGTGGCTCATTCAACAGAGTTTGCAAATCCTTTTCTGGTAGACTACTTCACTTCAGGGTCCATGGGAAGATGAGCACACAGGTTAATACGGATGACTCTCAAGCTGAACTGACTCTATCTACTACTACTGAATGGAAGCAAGATACCGAGAATACGCCTGTCTATGCGGTTGTTTCGGCGGTTGCAGAAGCGTCTGGTCTGGATATGTTCGAGTTACCGTCACTCTATGAGGCGATCAATCCGGACGCGTTGAACGAGTTGTTCACTTCTCGATCTGAGCCTGCTGTCGGCAAAGTGTCCTTCGAGTACGCGGGATACGATGTCGTCGTACGCGGAACCGGTGTGGTCGAGGTTCAAACGACGGACGACGACTGATCCCGGATCGATTCCCGGCCGTGACACGGATTCGGCGTACCGGTTCTTACATTTGAAGTGTGAGATAGTGTAGAGGTCTTCAGCCAGCATCGGATCGCCCGTGTCTTGCTTCTGCAGCAGTTCGAGGACCTGACCACCAAGGACATTATGACCGACGACGTGTTCACGGTGGACGGCGACTATGAACTGTTCGACGTATTCGCGGAGATGGACGAAAACAGCGTGCGCCGCATTCCGATCGTGGAGGACGGGCAGCTCACCGGCATTATCACACTTGACGATCTGCTTGCGGTCCTCCACAGCAAGATGGGGAATGTGACAGAGGTCGTCATGGCCGAATCGCCGCCACACCTGGCCCTGTGAACCGACCAGGACACACGAGACAGGACAGACGATCCTGGGTTCGTACCGCAGCTATTTTTCGGTTTACGTGTTCGCACTCAACAAGGGACGCTCCGAAGGAAATCCATCAACCACTGCAACACCGATCTGCCATGCTACGTACTGGTCTGCATCATCCGTCACCATGATGCGATACTGGTGGGCGTAGACAGTGAGAAAACACGGGGACGAAGACCACGATTTGGATCCGAACGAGAGCACGTTTCTGCAGCCCTTCGGCCCTGGGTATCTGCAGTTCACGAATCTCACTTACGCGAGATCCGTTACTGAGCCTTCTCACTCGACCACCATGGTGGACGAGTTATGGGCCGCGTTGGTCTCCTTGGAGGCGTTCACCTTGTTCCCTGTTACGGGGGCTTTGGTTGTACCTCTAACTCGACCTTTCCTGCCCTGTATGGACATTCGAATCGAGTCGTTCGGTGGATCCTCGTGACTTCGCCCGGTATCATGTTGTATGCTACCATAGAACATAAACCTTCCCACCTTCAACGTAGCTGTCATACGATCAGAGCAACGATGTCGTCACCTCCCGTTCCGCCACTGACAGGTTGACACAACGCTCTCACTATCAATATGAACGTAGACAGAAGTACGAGTGATGGCCACCTTGCACAAGCGCTGGTGCGGTGACCGTCTGGAATCGGGATGGTGGATTGTGATGCATCCAGCGATACGATCCAGTCCACGTCCACCGCTGGTTGGCCTGGGATCACAGCGGATGACGCGCCGGGACTGCATGCGTCCTCGGTTTAAATCGACTATTCATTCTTTCTGGCTCAGTTGGAAGATTGGTCGGTCAAGACGCTGTTCGTTGCCTCTGAGAAGGGGGTCCCGAACTAGACAGTCAAAGGTCGTAGCTCTTGGAAACTGTTTCAGACACGCCAAGCCAGCAACCGCTAAAATGCGATACCAGAGCGACTACTGGAACCAGCTAATCTGAAACCGAAATAACAATGTATGTGTCGTGCTAACGTCTAGTATGGCTCCCATTGAACCCGGTGACGAGTACCGTATCCAGATTACGGAGTTTGGTGCGGAAGGAGACGGTATCGGGTACATCGACGGATTTGTTATCGTCGTTCCTGAGGCCGGCATCGGACAGTGGGTTACGATCACGATTGATGCTGTGTACGAGAACTTTGCACTCGCGTCGGTAACCGAGACAGATCTCTTCCTGGGCCAGCCACCGGAAGCGTGATCCACATCCATCTGGCGTGAGCCTCCTGTGTCGCAATCTTACCAGCCACTGATGGTTACGCAGTAACGGCTTAATCCCTTGTACAGACGGGTAGTCTGATCTACATGCTTAGCTGATCACACAGCGGAGAGAGAGAGGCTGAGGTGACCGGTGACGGCCACTTCACGAGAGGTATGCTAGTTTGTCACCGATATCCGTAGGTTTGATACCGTCCCACTCCGGTACGAGGTGCGGTGGTGCATGTTCCATCTTCCAGCCGCATACTCCTGCCACTCACCTATCCTGTAACTGCCAGTCCCATCGGTTGCCGGATCGCAGCAGGGACATCACTCCGTATCTCCACTGCTAGCTTCGAGTACATCCAAATGACCAGCCGCCGCTGCTACTGTAGTAGACCTCTGCGATCTTCCGATCAGTGCCAGGCAGTTCGTCGAATCTGGTGTTCCGTCCTGCCGCTCTCTACCAAGCGCCGTCGCTGAGTCTATTTTCTGCTCAAGAATGGTAACGTGACGTCGGGGAGTGTGATTAGAACGTGTATGCCATCATCACCTCGTCGACAAGCTGGTCACCGATCGTGTAGTGTTCCTTCCGGATCGCCTCAATAGTCCAGTCATGGGCTTCAAGGAACGCGATAGCTGCCTCGTTGGAGGCGGGCACGCTGTTGTACACCTTGCGGTAGCCGGTCGCCTCGGCCCAGTCAAGCCCCTGCTGCAGAAGGTTGCTGCCAACGCCTGCCTCACGGTACTCTTCGCGCACACCAACCGTTAGCTGGGCAGTATCTTGCAGCTTCGTTGTCTGGGGCAGGGTGAGATGCGTCCAGCCGATCACAGTCTCGTCAGCCGTGGCCACAAAGAACACGCGTGATTCGACGGTATTGTGCCGGGTGACCGCATCTTCGTAGAGCAGTTGCTCGGCGACGCTTTCAGCGACGATATACGTCTCTTCGCTCGTGACATCCCGGATTGTCTCGACAATACCGTCAACGTCAGTGTGGCGTCCTGGGCGGATGGTATAGGTGAAATCATCCGCCGTATATTCTTTTTCGGTGCCGATATCAACCGTGATCTGGAGCGATCCGCCTTCTTCCGTGATATACCCCGCTGCTTTCAACTGCTCCAGTTCGCTTCGAAATTGTTCAGGCGGCAGCGAAACCGTTTCACGGACCGTATTCCGAGTTGCAGGCCCATTCCGCTCAACATACTGATAAAGCTGTTCACCGGCTTCGCTCTCGAACGTTGGACGCTCAAGCGCTTGCATATCGGTAATACACGAGCATAGCGTTTATCCCTTGCCATCTAGTAACATACAACATTGTATGGCGAACTGCGATATCGGACGGACATCAATTAGTGTGGAGCACATTATGAGTCAGTGATCGCCTCGGCCTGCTCCTGGTACCGATTTCGAACGGTCACGACCGTTACTTGTGCGACGTCCGCAACCGCTTCTTGAGAACGGTCCTGGCCACAGCGGCGGGCAGCGAGATAGATGGCTGCAGCCGCAACACCGGCCGGCGACCTGCCGGAGTGGAGCCCCTCCTCGGTGGCGACGCCGAGAATCGCCTGTGCCTCCTGGTGGACGTTCTCTTCGAGATTGAGTTCCGAGCAGAACCGGGGCAGGTATAGTTCGGGGTCGACCGGTTCGACTGTGAGTTCGAGTTCCTGGGCGATGTAGCGGTATGCGCGCCCGATCCGCCTGCGATCCACACGGGCCACCTGTGTGACCTCGTCGAGAGTACGCGGGATCTCTTCCTGGCGACACGCCGCGTACAGTGCTGCTGCAGCGATCCCCTCGATCGACCGTCCCGGCAGCAGGTCGGCGTCCAGTGCTTGCTGATAGAGCGTGCTTGCGACCTCTTGGACTGGCCGAGGGATTTCCAATGCGCTGGCCATCCGGGCGATCTCTGTGAGTGCCTGCCTGAGGTTGCGCTCACCGGCGTCGCTGGTCCGTGCACGGTGCTGCCATGTCCGCAGCCGCTGGACCTGACTCTGCTTCTCGGGCGTGATCGCCTGCCCAAACGCGTCTTGGTTGCGCCAATCGATGGTCGTCGTGAGCCCTTTATCATGCAGCAACGCTGTTGTCGGTGCCCCCACGCGCGACCGTTCCTCCCGTTCAGCCTGGGTAAACGCACGCCACTCCGGCCCGTAGTCGATCGTCTCATCGACCACAACCAGCCCACACGCGTTACAGACCACCTCATGCCGGTCACCATCGTGGATCAGCGTCTCTGACTCGCACTCCGGACACGTCGTGCGCTCACTGGCGTCGGCAGCGTTCTCAGCCTGTCGCCGCTCCGACTGTGGGTCTGTCTCGTTCGGTAACATCAGCCCGGGGGTTGGGTACGTTTTCGCTGCTCTCACAGATGTCAATTTCAGGGGAACTCACCCATTAGAAGGATTTATTGAATCGGGGCAGTCCGCATCCTGCCTCCGCATCTGGGGCAGAACGGTGGATGTGACTTTTTGTTCGTGGTGTAAATACAGTCCCGACATTCGAACCGGGGTTCATCTGGTGCAGACGGGTCTCTCTGAACCATACGTGATGATCACGGTACTACGTGTTAAATGTTAACACTTGACGTTGTATCTGGGCCCGTCACCTGACTGATTCGAAAACAGGTGCTGCTGAGCGAGTGCTATGCTTACAACGCCAGTCACCGATACCCATCTGCAGCTCCTCCAATTCGAGGTAGAGGTCGTCCGTTTCTGGGTCATAAATGGATGTCGCGATTCGGGTCCTATTGTGCATCACCAGACAGGTAAGCTGGACGGCGACCAGACTCGCGTTTGGATCGCGATACACTGCTGTAACAATGAGTTCTGCCCCACAATCAGGGCAGGTATCAGGCACCTCTGCCGACTGTGACCCAACAAACGTCACGCCATCAGTGAACGTCCAGCCATCACCCTCAGCCGCAAGTTCATCAATCCGTGTCCGGAGCGTGAGTGGCACCTCAGAAGTACTGCCTGTCCATGGCCACACATTCAGCATGAAGTGGCAAAATACAGATACCTCATCGGTACAGGGCCGGCCACCGGGGGCAAACAGTAACGCTGATCTGTCCACACCAAGGGTTGTTTTCCCGCCAGTTCAAAACCACAACAGGACCCCTGATATCATATCCATCAAGGAGAGAATGATAACCGAAGATACCGCCCAACAGGGCGCACCAAAAACAGTCCACCTGCTGATACGGTTTCAGACGTTGCTCTTCTGTAGAGTTGCGGAAGAAGATTCGATCACGGAATTTTAGTTCATTCTATCCAGGACAGAATCCACTATGCGAAAGATCATGCATGTGTTCCTCTAACAACCACCATGGACTACAGAGTCGCCGTCGATGCCGCAGTGCCGGTATACAATATCGATACAGCGGATGAGGCTATCCGGATTGCCATCGCCAAGACCGGGAACATGCTCAACCCGGATCTCAGCTATGTCGAGATCACTCCCGGCTCCCGGGTGTCGGCCGGCGAGGAGTTGCCGCCGGTGTTCGTCGCTGCCGACCAGGCACTGGTCGCACTGGAACTCGAACTGGACGTGTTCAACGTTACTACCGAACACCACGCCGAACGGATCACACTAAAAGAAATCGGCCAACACGTCGACAATACCCCGCTAAAGGTACTTACTGCCGATATCATTGAAGAAGAGGAAGGAACCGAGACAGACCCTGAAGGCGATAACGGCGGCGAGACCGCCGCTGTTGAAGACGACGTTCTATGACGTGATCGGCACCGGTCGGTCCCTACCCCGAGGAGCTCACAGCACAGTCGGAACCCAACGCGCATTTCATGCAGCGCGGCCGCACTCACATTTCTGCAGTTACGTTGAGGGCGTCGCCAGCCTGACTGATGGCGGCGCAAACCAGCGAGAGTCGTCTTGTTGATCGACCGGGTGCAGGAACTGGAACAGGTGGCTGCCCGCCTCAGGTAATCCACCACATTCCGTACTCCGAACGTTCGGAATTTCGATCCCAGGATAATCACCTACCGCCTGATCCCTTTAGACAGCAGTTCTCTCCGGATCTTACATGAACTCATCGAGATCCGATTGGTCCGTGTCGAGCGGTTCGATAACGCGAGCGTCATCGGTCGCCGGATCGTTGATACGCGGTGCAATCGGATAGGCTGCGAGATCGTCGCCCGGATACGGACGGTACAGCTCCTGGCGATCGTCCGGCCCGGCGGTGAGCCACGTCTCCTCGTCGTCCCGGGAGAGAACAACCGGCATCCGGTCATGGATCGGTTGGACGATATCGTTCGGGTCGGTGGTGAGCACGGTCACGGTCCGCAGCCGTTCGCTGTTGTCGCCGTGCCACTCCTCCCAGAGGCCGGCCATGGCGAACGCGGGATCGTCCTCCCGGTAGATGCGGTACGGTTGCTTCGGACCGCCGTTCCGGCGCTGCCACTCGTAGAAGCCGGAGGACAGCACAAGACAGGGCCGCATCGCCCATGCATCCCGGAACGACGGCTTCTCGTGGGCGGTTTCCGCCCGGGCATTGACGAAGCCCTCGCCGGGATCGTCCTGCCAGTGCGGGACCAGTCCCACGTGTACCGGTCGATCTCGGTGGGTGCCTCGTTCGTGATGACCTCCAGCGGCTCCCCCGGTGCGATGTTGAACCGCGGCCGATACCCGCCGTCTGCCACGACACGGACATCAAACCGCTCCTCGAGATCTGCCTGTGCGATGAACAGCGAAGTACGGCCACACATACGTGTTCTACGGCTGCAGACGCGAAAAGGCTCGCGGCACCCCCTAAAAGTCGAATGACTCTAACACGCTACACGCTCGCTGCCTGCTCGAGCGAGTGGGCCGTGTCCGATTGAATCCATGTATCTGGGTCTCGCTGGCAGGTCTCCGCGCTGCGTCGCAGGTTCTTCGTCAGTAGATCTGTTCGTTTGATGCTGGTTCGAAGACGTATCGTCCAATGCCATCTGTTTCTGCGGTGTTTCCACCGTTGCGTGTGAACCTCTATCACTGAGTTTAAGCCTTCCTATTATCCGAATATAGTTGTAATAGGCCATCCTAGCCTACTACAGTCTGCATTCAGATTACGACCTTGTTCGGTCAAATCTATAGCATGGCTGCAGTTTCTTGCAGGCCCTACATCTGTCACCACTACTCAGAACAATCTGAAACAGAAGATGTTACCGAAGAACGGGGTGAGGACACCGTCTACGAGGAACCGCTGACGAAGACGCCTGATACCTGCCTCGTCGACCGGCTGGTACAAACAGGCCACGGGTCAACCTCAGTGGCTCTACTGAACTCACGAACTGAAATGACAGACATCGCGCAGTTCAGATATCGCTACTCTCAGCATTACCAGCTTATCTCAACACACTCGTTACTGAAGCAACTGGTATATACTCGTCAGAATTTCTCCCCGGCACTAATCGCCGTCGATCACCGCGCCGTTTTCTTCAAAACTGCACCGGACAGAAAGAACTCTCTAGATTGACATCAGCCACCGCGCTTGCTCCTTAATTGACGGTCTGTTCGACCGAGACCTTGGCTTCCATATGGAAGATCGGGGTATCACACGGCGCCTCCAGACCGGGATGAGTGTCTCCGCCAGTTCAGTTTGTGTTTCTTTTGTCCCCTCGAACAGTGCTGTACCCATACAGTGCTTCACCTGCGCCGATGAACCCGGTTGTGGACCGTTGGTGGCGTACTCCAGTCAGCGGTATATTGGCATCCAGCGCTTATTGCCATCTACTCTTTCCTGCTCTTTTTACCAATATGTGCAGGTTCCTGTGAGTCGCCTATCAGGACGTCCACGATCTCGAAGCCCTGCCGCTCGTCATCCTGCTGGATCTCCGGACAGGACACGCCACCTACGGTGCGGCCGTGCGCCTCCCGGTTCGGGATCAGCGTCACGACCGGCTGTTGCGCAGGTTATCAGCGGGGCTGGCGACGGGACAGGTCGTCCTCGGTGTTGAGGGTGCGATCGGTGTCCGAGTCCGGTGACCCGGCCGCCTGGAGAATGGTAAATGCCCGTATTAGATCTGTTCGAGAGATGAGGCCCACTAGGTCCCCTGCTGGGTTGACCACCGGAAGCCGGCCGATGTCGTGCTGTTGAATGTAGTGGAAGGCCTCTACTGCCTCTGCGTCAGGAGCGATTGTGACAACTGGTTCCGTCATCACGTCCTCGACAAGAGAGGCGTCACGTTCGACCGTCCTGACGTTCCGGACATCGTTCAGAGTCACCATCCCGATGACACTGTTGGCGCAGATAACCGGGTACCCGGTATGGCGCTCGTGGAACATCCGTTCCAGCAGCTCTGCGATCGTGGTATCCGTCGTGACGACGTGCAGGTTCTCGCGAGGTGTCATAATGTCGGCGACTGTGACGCCTTCAAAGGCAGCTTTTACCGTCGTCTGCCGGGCTTCGCCGGTGGCGGCGATGTAGACGAAAACGCCAGGAGGATGAGGATGAAGTTGAACGCGAGCAGGCCCAGCACCCCCATGAGGAACGCAAAGCCCTTGCCGATCTCAGCCGCCTGCTGCGTGGCTTGTGCGTGAGGTTGGGTGCGGCTGAGCAGTGCCCGAAGCACCCGGCCGCCATCCATCGGAAACGCGGGCAACATATTGAACGCCGCCAGAACCACATTGAGCACAGCGAGATACCCCAATACGAACTGGGCCTGATCGAGATTCGGCGGCGTCAGGAGGAAGCCAAGATAGCAGATGCCCCCGACCGCGATGCTCACCACCGGGCCGGCCACCGCGATCCAGAACTCGTGGCGCCAGTGCTCGGGGACCTCGGTGAACGTGGCGAGGCCGCCGAGCAGCCACAGCGTGATCGCATCGATCTCATAGCCATACTTTAATGCGACCAGTGAGTGGCCGAACTCGTGGAAAAGCACGCCGACGAACAGCCCTACCGCCGCAACAAACCCAAGTACCCATGGCTGCCAGGCCCCGTCCAGCACAGCAGGATCAATCCCCGCCTGGAGCACGGTATCGAGGAAAACCGCGAGCTGGACGATATCCATCCCGATGAGACCGGTAAACAGCGGGAGGATCACCAGAAACGTCCAATGCAGCCTGATCGGGATGCCGACCACGCGCCCGATGGTAATATCCTTCATGATATTAGGCTCGCTGAGAGGTGATTCCCGGCGTGCATGTGGCTATGGCCGGGATGCTGGCCGGTCCCCCTGAAGATCGCGCGTGGTTGCATACGGCGCATGGGGCCGGCTGACGCCGTCACTGTACTCGATCAGTCCGTCACACCAGAGACAGACACTAAACGAGATCGGATTCCCTAACGAGTCGTAACCCGACCTGTAGACCGGAGTCTCCTCAGTACAGTGGGGACAGGAACGCAGTTCGGCACCCTGATCCAGCATCTGCTTCCCGACTCCGCAGTTGAGTCGATACCACCGGACTACGTACTGGATCAGGCTCATGAGCCCTCATTCACATATTGGCGGCACACACCCGTAATCCTTTGGGGAATGCTACCATCCAACTCATCCAATGCAGATAATAATCAGAACCCAGCAATTCTTTCCAGAATCCATGTGCGAAGAAGAGATTGTAATCTCGAACCGGGTCGCTGCGACCGCTACTTCCCGACAGCATCACCGATGACGGAGACTGAGGACCTCACCTGTCCTTGTAGTTCTCGAGATTGATTTCGGCAATCTTGTGGCGACAACATTTGACGACCCGATCTGTACAGAGACCATGTGCCCGGCATGTGACGCGCTTCTCGAAGTCATCCTGGAGTCAGCGCTTCCTGACGCGCTCGGGGTCGATGCCCGGATTGAGGGCAAGACGGTCAACGAAGTCTCAGTAGACGAATGAGTGCCTGACCGAACGCTACGAGGGCTGAGAACGGAACCTCTGGAATGGAAGTGCTCCTAACCTTTGGTAGTAGTGCTCGAGACATGGATGAGCTTTGTCCTGGTCTTCAGATCGGAGGACGGCGCGCTGGAACGGATCATTCACGAGACGTTTGTACTCTCCCGTGCCTGAGATACCACTCTTAATCCAGGCCACCGATAACACCCATTGCTTGACAACTTCACCGGCGGTGAGATTGGTTTGACCAGGGTAGAGACAGTTCCTGGATGAGGAAATACTGGGCACAATCTATGAGCATTCTGTACAGTACCGGTGATATTTACCGGAGAGCGGTCCGTACTCCTAGGAAATGACCAGAGAACCAAACCCAGTTGAGCCCCCCGATAGTACGGCACGCGTCTTCGACCGGATCACCGACGGCGTCTTC
Coding sequences within it:
- a CDS encoding nuclear transport factor 2 family protein, which produces MAATEKTNVEIAEELYEAFNQGDIETCLAGFADDITWTEPEESPMIGGHTMAQMQSWKMCLRQSTRSSTPSK
- a CDS encoding transcription initiation factor IIB, whose product is MLPNETDPQSERRQAENAADASERTTCPECESETLIHDGDRHEVVCNACGLVVVDETIDYGPEWRAFTQAEREERSRVGAPTTALLHDKGLTTTIDWRNQDAFGQAITPEKQSQVQRLRTWQHRARTSDAGERNLRQALTEIARMASALEIPRPVQEVASTLYQQALDADLLPGRSIEGIAAAALYAACRQEEIPRTLDEVTQVARVDRRRIGRAYRYIAQELELTVEPVDPELYLPRFCSELNLEENVHQEAQAILGVATEEGLHSGRSPAGVAAAAIYLAARRCGQDRSQEAVADVAQVTVVTVRNRYQEQAEAITDS
- a CDS encoding helix-turn-helix transcriptional regulator, with translation MYDLTGFQRDLLYVTAGLDEPHGLALKEELEDYYEKEIHHGRLYPNLDELVDKGLLEKEQADRRTNVYSVTRRGTREIKARRDWEDQYVSDLL
- a CDS encoding HalOD1 output domain-containing protein, which translates into the protein MSTQVNTDDSQAELTLSTTTEWKQDTENTPVYAVVSAVAEASGLDMFELPSLYEAINPDALNELFTSRSEPAVGKVSFEYAGYDVVVRGTGVVEVQTTDDD
- a CDS encoding GNAT family N-acetyltransferase — its product is MQALERPTFESEAGEQLYQYVERNGPATRNTVRETVSLPPEQFRSELEQLKAAGYITEEGGSLQITVDIGTEKEYTADDFTYTIRPGRHTDVDGIVETIRDVTSEETYIVAESVAEQLLYEDAVTRHNTVESRVFFVATADETVIGWTHLTLPQTTKLQDTAQLTVGVREEYREAGVGSNLLQQGLDWAEATGYRKVYNSVPASNEAAIAFLEAHDWTIEAIRKEHYTIGDQLVDEVMMAYTF
- a CDS encoding DUF555 domain-containing protein — encoded protein: MDYRVAVDAAVPVYNIDTADEAIRIAIAKTGNMLNPDLSYVEITPGSRVSAGEELPPVFVAADQALVALELELDVFNVTTEHHAERITLKEIGQHVDNTPLKVLTADIIEEEEGTETDPEGDNGGETAAVEDDVL
- a CDS encoding CBS domain-containing protein, whose protein sequence is MLLQQFEDLTTKDIMTDDVFTVDGDYELFDVFAEMDENSVRRIPIVEDGQLTGIITLDDLLAVLHSKMGNVTEVVMAESPPHLAL
- a CDS encoding TRAM domain-containing protein codes for the protein MAPIEPGDEYRIQITEFGAEGDGIGYIDGFVIVVPEAGIGQWVTITIDAVYENFALASVTETDLFLGQPPEA